A genomic region of Methanobacterium sp. SMA-27 contains the following coding sequences:
- a CDS encoding stage II sporulation protein M, giving the protein MSKIAFLNRFYNGEFNYLCINFYKQNKKFLLLSAAIYFLALFIGLIIGYFIPGLIENFLNSVVKSDKQFVMKNGISTFSIFLHNLTYGVFFPYTAGVTGIITAGILILNGFLYGSFLGFLSSNIGGILSPLGVSNPVAFLIYTIPHGIFETSGIIVAGAGGFKLTNLVINIIIYKKTKNELYNEFKDSLILVVIAIILILIAAVIEANITLPLGNYITHLSLAK; this is encoded by the coding sequence ATGTCCAAAATAGCTTTTTTAAATAGATTTTATAATGGTGAATTCAATTATCTCTGTATAAATTTTTATAAACAAAATAAAAAGTTTTTACTCCTCTCTGCAGCCATATATTTTTTAGCATTATTTATTGGTCTGATTATAGGTTATTTCATACCTGGTTTGATTGAAAATTTCTTGAATAGTGTTGTTAAATCGGACAAACAGTTTGTTATGAAAAATGGGATAAGTACATTTTCAATATTCCTGCACAACCTTACTTATGGAGTATTTTTCCCCTATACTGCAGGTGTAACAGGAATAATTACAGCAGGAATATTGATACTCAACGGATTCCTATATGGGTCTTTTTTAGGATTTCTTTCGTCTAATATTGGAGGTATTTTAAGTCCGTTAGGAGTAAGTAATCCTGTTGCTTTTCTAATTTACACAATACCACATGGTATATTTGAAACATCTGGTATTATTGTAGCGGGAGCTGGAGGATTTAAACTTACAAATTTGGTTATTAATATAATAATATATAAAAAAACAAAAAATGAATTGTATAATGAATTTAAAGATTCTCTAATATTAGTTGTTATTGCAATAATTTTAATTTTAATTGCAGCAGTAATCGAAGCCAATATAACACTTCCATTAGGAAATTATATCACACATTTGTCTTTAGCAAAATAA
- a CDS encoding putative quinol monooxygenase, translated as MIIVTAKMNLKPGKKDEFILKAQDLICATRLEEGCISYGLYASTENKEELVMLEHWEDINSLNTHMETDHFKQFGKIIKQLLTGKIDVKSYSVEQT; from the coding sequence ATGATTATTGTGACGGCTAAAATGAATTTAAAACCTGGAAAAAAAGATGAATTTATTTTAAAGGCACAAGATTTAATTTGTGCTACCAGATTGGAAGAAGGTTGTATAAGTTATGGTTTGTATGCAAGTACAGAAAATAAAGAAGAACTAGTAATGTTAGAACACTGGGAAGATATTAATTCATTAAACACCCATATGGAAACAGATCATTTCAAACAATTTGGAAAAATAATAAAACAGTTATTAACAGGAAAAATTGATGTTAAATCATATTCTGTTGAACAAACATAA
- a CDS encoding NAD(P)H-dependent oxidoreductase: MKILVILAHPKECSFNHAITHTAIKTLKSNGYDVIFHDLYVENFNPTLPFEEIPKNAETDSMVEKYCKEILSVDGIIIVHPNWWGMPPAILKGWVDRVMRAGIAYQFVEGDQGEGIPIGLLKAANVLIFNTSNTTTERENKVFGDPLELIWKNCVFGLCGINNVHRKNYGVMVTSTLKQRNEWLKDVEDTTNSIFPLNL, translated from the coding sequence ATGAAAATTCTTGTTATTCTAGCACATCCTAAAGAATGTAGTTTTAATCATGCAATTACCCATACAGCTATTAAAACTCTTAAAAGTAATGGATATGATGTAATCTTTCATGATTTATATGTTGAAAATTTTAATCCGACTCTTCCCTTTGAAGAAATTCCTAAAAATGCTGAAACAGATTCCATGGTTGAAAAATATTGTAAGGAGATTTTAAGTGTTGATGGGATAATAATTGTCCATCCTAACTGGTGGGGAATGCCGCCTGCAATTTTAAAGGGTTGGGTTGACAGAGTTATGCGTGCAGGTATAGCCTACCAATTTGTGGAAGGTGATCAGGGGGAAGGAATACCAATAGGCCTATTAAAGGCAGCTAATGTATTAATTTTTAACACATCAAACACAACAACCGAAAGGGAAAATAAAGTATTTGGAGATCCACTTGAACTAATATGGAAAAACTGTGTTTTCGGATTATGCGGTATTAACAATGTTCATCGTAAAAATTATGGAGTAATGGTAACAAGCACTTTAAAACAAAGAAATGAATGGTTAAAAGATGTAGAAGATACCACTAATTCAATATTTCCCTTAAATTTATAA
- a CDS encoding THUMP domain-containing protein: MSFIKPTESFNLLITLRGQKGQGEGEEAMGLEEIEMTLQNEERVLNFKESNFPNVILIDLDMEPLDAVKLLSNASTTVISKVVIIEKVVRTRLESILEQVNNLASNRVVQGDSFKVICDLRGRKYFNSTDELVEKITEELVEKFNLEANGADSDWVVQIEVVGENTGISLLDPEMILKKI, translated from the coding sequence GTGAGTTTTATCAAGCCAACAGAATCATTCAATCTACTTATAACCCTTAGAGGACAGAAAGGTCAAGGTGAGGGTGAAGAGGCAATGGGGCTAGAAGAAATTGAAATGACACTCCAGAATGAAGAAAGAGTGTTGAATTTTAAAGAATCTAACTTTCCCAATGTTATTTTAATTGATTTAGATATGGAACCCTTAGATGCAGTTAAATTACTATCAAACGCTTCCACTACTGTAATATCTAAAGTGGTAATTATTGAAAAAGTGGTTAGAACTCGTTTAGAAAGTATATTAGAACAAGTTAATAATTTAGCAAGTAATCGGGTAGTTCAAGGAGATTCTTTTAAGGTGATATGTGATTTAAGAGGAAGAAAATACTTTAACTCCACGGATGAATTGGTTGAAAAAATCACAGAAGAATTAGTTGAAAAATTTAATTTAGAAGCTAATGGCGCGGATTCAGATTGGGTTGTCCAGATCGAAGTTGTTGGTGAAAACACCGGTATAAGTTTACTTGACCCTGAAATGATCTTAAAAAAAATATAA
- a CDS encoding ABC transporter substrate-binding protein → MKIGYLSTIYHTSFILKSGKFSFESSDETTWKLFPTGPEMMKAFESEDIDLGYIGLPPVMIGIEHGMKIKCVAGGHIEGTVMISKEPYSSYSELGDIESVLNQYNGKTIGTPTRGSIHDVIIRNLLKNRDISIKNYSWADFIPDAIQEGEIEAGVGTPSLATVASNQFNSKIIIPPNKIWPYNPSYGIVVQEDLIFNSPEYITSFLKAHEDASNLIRNLPGTAAEIAANEMGIVNKKFVLETYNISPRYCAKVPDDYIKSTMEFIPVLKELGYMNHDLKVGDIFNLRFIEKTHKEDAHY, encoded by the coding sequence ATGAAAATAGGATATCTCTCAACCATATACCACACATCATTCATTCTTAAAAGTGGAAAATTCTCCTTTGAGAGTTCAGACGAGACAACATGGAAATTATTCCCAACAGGCCCTGAAATGATGAAAGCATTTGAAAGTGAGGATATTGATCTGGGTTATATAGGGCTTCCACCAGTTATGATTGGTATTGAACATGGTATGAAAATTAAATGTGTTGCTGGTGGACATATTGAAGGTACAGTTATGATTTCAAAAGAACCTTACAGTTCATACAGTGAGCTTGGAGATATTGAATCTGTTTTAAACCAATATAATGGAAAAACCATTGGAACACCTACAAGAGGCTCTATTCATGACGTTATCATACGCAATCTCTTAAAGAATAGAGATATTTCCATAAAAAATTACTCGTGGGCTGACTTCATCCCAGATGCAATTCAAGAAGGAGAAATAGAGGCGGGTGTTGGCACACCATCCCTTGCAACAGTAGCATCAAACCAGTTCAATTCTAAAATAATAATACCTCCAAATAAAATATGGCCCTATAATCCCAGCTACGGTATAGTTGTACAGGAAGACCTTATATTCAATTCACCCGAGTATATAACAAGTTTTTTAAAGGCACATGAAGATGCATCTAACCTTATACGGAACCTACCAGGTACAGCAGCAGAGATTGCTGCCAATGAGATGGGTATAGTTAATAAGAAATTTGTACTTGAAACTTATAATATTTCTCCACGGTACTGTGCAAAAGTTCCTGATGATTACATAAAATCTACAATGGAATTCATACCCGTTTTGAAGGAGCTTGGATACATGAATCATGATCTTAAAGTTGGAGATATATTTAACCTAAGATTTATTGAAAAGACTCACAAGGAAGATGCACACTACTAA
- a CDS encoding transglutaminase family protein: MLLAFALILNVNASSAATVNNTSSINSNVKTDMSSSMTQISTVSASASKSSTILNSKVTTTAQAVKKTDTTKPIVKVMDPANKAVKVKVTKTIKITFNEKIKFGSKWIILYNSHGQKKAFKSSISGNTLTINPIKNFANGLTYNIILHTGSITDLNGNKVSLHRMKFTTVAKKPYPASYSQYLKPTNNCQSNNSKIKSLAASITKGKTSQLSKASAIFNWVRNNISYSFYYNTRKGALGTLSSRSANCADTAHIMVALERAAGIPARYNHGTCRFSSGNYYGHVWAQVYVNGKWHYADGTSSKNSFGVVKNWNTKNFTLHGIYASLPF; this comes from the coding sequence TTGCTATTGGCTTTTGCACTAATTTTAAATGTAAACGCGTCATCTGCTGCAACAGTTAATAATACAAGCAGCATTAATTCAAACGTGAAAACTGATATGTCATCAAGTATGACTCAGATTAGTACAGTTAGTGCATCTGCTAGCAAATCTAGCACAATTTTAAATTCAAAAGTTACAACAACTGCACAGGCAGTTAAAAAAACCGATACTACAAAACCTATAGTTAAAGTCATGGATCCAGCGAATAAAGCAGTGAAAGTGAAAGTCACTAAGACAATTAAAATCACATTCAATGAAAAAATAAAATTTGGAAGTAAATGGATAATACTCTATAATAGTCACGGTCAAAAAAAGGCATTTAAATCTTCCATAAGTGGTAATACACTCACAATAAACCCTATTAAAAATTTCGCAAATGGCTTGACTTATAATATAATTCTACACACAGGTAGTATAACTGACTTAAACGGTAACAAAGTATCTCTACATAGAATGAAATTTACAACTGTGGCAAAAAAACCATATCCTGCATCATATTCCCAATACTTAAAACCTACTAATAACTGTCAATCAAACAACTCGAAAATAAAATCACTGGCAGCATCGATTACCAAAGGTAAAACATCACAACTCAGTAAAGCATCAGCAATATTCAATTGGGTAAGAAATAATATAAGTTACTCATTTTACTACAACACACGTAAAGGTGCATTGGGAACATTAAGTTCAAGATCAGCTAACTGTGCAGATACAGCACATATAATGGTGGCTCTTGAAAGAGCAGCAGGTATACCAGCAAGATACAATCATGGAACATGCAGATTTTCTAGTGGAAACTACTATGGTCATGTATGGGCCCAAGTATACGTAAATGGTAAATGGCATTATGCCGATGGAACCAGCTCTAAAAACTCATTCGGAGTTGTCAAAAATTGGAATACTAAAAACTTTACATTACATGGTATCTATGCATCATTACCATTCTAG
- a CDS encoding PepSY domain-containing protein, producing MKKIIVVLVIVVAVLGLGFATIGDTAKKNTTNNTKSPVTQQIVTNTNNTTDNSTNTNTNTNITSAEAQKIASKYIAVSGAIAGTPTLTKQDNKLVYIVPVIDNGKNVGEIDIDAQTGENLGGAGGAP from the coding sequence ATGAAAAAAATCATAGTGGTCTTGGTAATTGTAGTGGCAGTCCTTGGTTTAGGATTCGCAACTATAGGGGATACAGCTAAAAAAAATACAACAAACAATACAAAAAGTCCAGTAACACAGCAAATTGTAACGAACACTAACAATACAACAGACAACAGTACAAATACAAATACAAATACAAATATAACTTCTGCAGAAGCTCAGAAAATAGCCAGTAAATACATAGCAGTATCAGGTGCTATTGCAGGCACACCAACATTAACTAAACAAGATAACAAATTGGTATACATTGTACCAGTAATAGACAATGGAAAAAATGTGGGTGAAATTGATATAGACGCTCAAACAGGTGAAAACCTAGGAGGAGCAGGTGGAGCTCCATAA
- a CDS encoding YHS domain-containing protein translates to MAVDPICKMDVEEKSAKWVSEYKGKKYYFCAPGCKKEFDENPEKYAE, encoded by the coding sequence ATGGCAGTAGACCCTATATGTAAGATGGATGTGGAAGAAAAAAGTGCTAAATGGGTAAGTGAATATAAAGGCAAAAAATACTACTTCTGCGCCCCAGGATGTAAAAAAGAATTCGATGAAAATCCTGAAAAATATGCAGAATAA
- a CDS encoding MoaD/ThiS family protein: MIEIKFLTRFIDITGEKNIKIEDVPDINTLIEFLCKKYDESFKEVLFDENGNLRDYLKVMINGEDIRDINGLDTTLNDGDQIVMFQTIAGG, encoded by the coding sequence TTGATAGAAATAAAATTTTTAACACGCTTTATTGATATTACAGGAGAAAAGAACATCAAAATTGAGGATGTTCCAGATATAAATACTCTCATAGAATTTTTATGTAAGAAATATGATGAAAGTTTCAAAGAAGTCCTATTTGATGAAAATGGAAACCTCAGAGATTATCTGAAAGTCATGATCAATGGAGAAGACATAAGAGATATTAATGGACTAGACACTACTTTAAATGATGGAGATCAAATTGTAATGTTCCAAACCATTGCAGGCGGTTAA
- the cysK gene encoding cysteine synthase A yields MVKIPELTRGIANNITETIGNTPLVRLNKLTNESKADVVVKLESFNPLSSVKDRIGVAMIEAGEEAGVIKKDTILIEPTSGNTGIALAFVAAQRGYKLILTMPDTMSIERRKLLALLGAEIVLTPGAKGMKGAVSKAEELNAEISGSVMPQQFKNKANPKIHRETTAPEIWRDTEGKVDILVSGTGTGGTITGVGLALKELKPSLKAVAVEPVTSPVLSGGSPGPHKIQGIGPGFIPDVLQTEVIDEIVQVSDEDAAKTLLRLAREEGILAGISSGAATYAALQLAKKEENTGKLIVVILPDTGERYLSMDWIFDDIFKTTDKTSDFTS; encoded by the coding sequence ATGGTAAAGATTCCAGAATTAACAAGGGGAATTGCAAATAACATTACAGAAACCATAGGAAATACTCCTTTAGTAAGATTAAATAAATTGACAAACGAATCGAAAGCAGATGTAGTGGTGAAACTCGAATCTTTCAACCCACTCTCAAGTGTAAAGGATAGAATTGGTGTGGCAATGATAGAGGCAGGTGAAGAAGCAGGAGTGATCAAAAAGGACACAATTCTTATCGAACCCACAAGTGGTAACACCGGAATTGCCCTGGCTTTTGTTGCAGCACAAAGAGGATACAAACTCATCCTAACTATGCCAGATACCATGTCAATTGAGAGAAGGAAATTGCTTGCTTTGCTTGGAGCTGAAATTGTACTGACACCCGGTGCCAAAGGTATGAAAGGAGCTGTTTCTAAAGCAGAAGAATTAAATGCTGAAATTTCAGGTTCTGTAATGCCCCAACAGTTCAAGAATAAAGCCAACCCTAAGATACACAGGGAAACCACAGCTCCAGAAATTTGGAGAGACACCGAAGGAAAGGTGGATATATTAGTATCTGGTACAGGTACCGGTGGAACAATAACAGGTGTTGGACTGGCCCTTAAAGAACTCAAACCCAGTTTGAAAGCTGTGGCTGTTGAACCTGTAACATCTCCTGTACTTTCTGGAGGAAGTCCAGGTCCACATAAGATACAAGGTATTGGACCGGGTTTCATTCCAGATGTGCTTCAAACAGAAGTAATAGATGAAATTGTACAGGTTTCAGATGAAGATGCCGCAAAAACTCTTTTAAGACTCGCAAGAGAAGAAGGTATACTTGCTGGTATTTCATCTGGAGCTGCAACCTACGCTGCACTTCAATTAGCAAAAAAAGAAGAAAATACAGGAAAATTAATTGTAGTAATTTTACCAGATACTGGAGAAAGATATTTGAGTATGGATTGGATATTTGATGACATATTCAAAACAACAGATAAAACATCGGATTTTACAAGTTAA
- the cysE gene encoding serine O-acetyltransferase → MFERMREEIQMVFARDPAARSTLEIILCSPGLHAIWLHRLASGFWTRNHIFWGRFISTINRFLTGVEIHPGAKIGKRVFIDHGMGVVVGETAEIGEDVLIYQGVVLGGTSLERSKRHPTIGNGVVIGSGAKIIGNIKIGDCCKIGAGSVVLKPAPPGATIVGIPGRIVQESRKCAIDLDHGQLPDPVAEVIKLILQRQDELEKEIKDQKISTDIAKLNHFLTKKSEIEEIFTEGAGI, encoded by the coding sequence ATGTTTGAAAGAATGAGAGAAGAAATACAGATGGTATTTGCAAGGGATCCTGCAGCTAGAAGTACGTTAGAGATTATTCTATGCTCACCTGGACTACATGCAATATGGTTACACAGACTTGCAAGCGGGTTTTGGACACGCAATCACATATTTTGGGGACGATTCATTTCAACTATTAACAGATTTTTAACTGGAGTTGAAATACATCCTGGAGCCAAAATTGGGAAAAGAGTTTTCATAGACCATGGCATGGGAGTGGTTGTTGGTGAAACAGCAGAGATAGGCGAAGATGTTCTAATATATCAGGGAGTAGTTTTAGGAGGTACCAGTCTTGAAAGATCCAAAAGACACCCCACAATTGGAAATGGTGTTGTAATAGGTTCGGGAGCTAAGATTATAGGCAATATTAAAATTGGTGATTGCTGCAAAATAGGTGCAGGATCAGTTGTTTTAAAACCAGCACCACCCGGTGCAACCATAGTTGGCATCCCTGGAAGGATTGTTCAAGAATCTAGAAAATGTGCAATAGACCTTGATCATGGCCAGTTACCAGATCCTGTTGCAGAAGTTATCAAACTCATACTGCAACGTCAAGATGAACTTGAAAAGGAAATTAAAGATCAGAAGATAAGCACAGATATTGCTAAGTTGAATCATTTCTTAACTAAAAAATCAGAAATAGAAGAAATTTTCACAGAAGGCGCAGGAATATAA
- a CDS encoding transcriptional regulator — protein MRPPCEIVVWYVIPSIRSELAKELLNLGMKQKEISELLDITQPAVSQYISDKRGHGIKFNDEIHELIKQFAVDLKEGRLNQSSIISRICDLCRKIKTEDVVCQLHKEKDNIPVNCDACMGSNADHHSEPL, from the coding sequence ATGAGACCCCCATGTGAAATAGTTGTATGGTATGTAATTCCAAGCATACGATCAGAGCTTGCTAAAGAGCTTCTAAATCTTGGAATGAAACAAAAAGAAATTTCAGAATTACTTGATATTACTCAGCCTGCAGTATCCCAGTATATAAGTGATAAAAGAGGCCACGGAATTAAATTTAACGATGAAATACATGAATTAATAAAACAATTTGCGGTTGATCTTAAAGAAGGGAGACTTAATCAAAGCAGTATAATATCAAGAATATGTGATTTATGTAGAAAGATTAAAACAGAAGATGTAGTATGTCAGCTGCACAAAGAAAAAGACAACATACCGGTTAACTGTGATGCTTGTATGGGTTCAAATGCAGACCATCATTCTGAACCCTTGTAA